One region of Girardinichthys multiradiatus isolate DD_20200921_A chromosome 1, DD_fGirMul_XY1, whole genome shotgun sequence genomic DNA includes:
- the prdm2a gene encoding PR domain zinc finger protein 2 yields MMEDSSHLYISELGDREDTHEQDISWEHIYSHKLPIEATDQDALVCQHCNKCFTCKQGLEQHRHIHHPCKSLENISTTSTDKRHQECRTHDNQLQPATKENAELLHEEITQELLSESFQEQTQTKKTVSTAVLEDNGEQEEQYMLDVSSDISENLSFYIDGKILSTSTVNNCEMEICSGSSTLVGLDALIVSPAQISQVLNTDSEIPGQQQSKRRTATPPLLPEIKTELQSEVVVSSSSSSLLSSLIENLFPQNTESAIIQEEHTVFLSPKLKQLLEKQEGFKPTMALITDGQKPSSHVSLSVLPCGTGKFRRRTGSPTGSPQQIQAANEETGEPHPLDLGDGSKRQIEVHCNTPVQQTGTENDDATQSVTVPEGSPVLSENWAPTTGGNPCNQQPLDLSNTVKRNEDVALADAALDLSLQRKSPGEPEPMFKDSNSNMGENVLIKSEDQKISPLNPKTPVVTDLTLVTGSDVVSPLENVAEGLVYGLTLPPNSLTSSTLTPLEPSASCAIAFASPVTHTVLPSAPSLITVLAPPPSISSSSHQPIQVLAPNLSPEPLVICGENALNSSQCGLTSAFASANSANIVTLSQPLDPSLNLPSHVFLTDQISLNPSMVESVPVSEVPFPSTVTLNDSLLNIAGNTVLIECTIALESSGGVVTTAVNLQKNSAEPLAPNQMVINHIEQQQFASLPDPQTVDPAVLVSSIAESVTLTPNTPLVFDSPPVADSRPGPEPVVGPELPMKKVEELSDKNVSLAETSPERSPSPPPDKAEEEPVNDIAVDAEEQTFTKNFICNVCDKLFHSMKELSHHVSEHADDWPYKCEFCVLLFGKPSALLDHRSNLHGVGKTYVCSACTKEFVYLCNLKQHQNELHPGQQCSYTEEEKGKLRPQNYNNTIKINTDSSVTKSPEESIKSVKKEECEVDMAAGELFTTIKIMASDGGKIKGPDVRLGINQHYPSFKPPPFPYHNRSPAGSLASATNFTTHNIPQTFSTAIRCTKCGKSFDNMPELHKHILACANASDKKRYTPRKNPVPLRHFAKTQNGVLSMTNSANGLNTSVRVSQANRSKPSQDPPVRIKILKRKKKFVQRIMPHRNKSISSANKLSPAQVDIFVCPHCSREFTMRRSRTKHMAVCPKKPQEMKKRKEGGISLTKENNEHSHRGVSHLKEKLQALPRHNTRLQTSGSTKRPAILPVQTVFSNKRSKIIIKESLQPKPEAPTLAEVPIRTFNPSMRQYSRVQHSIKGIPIKITIVKPPQSVPQKDESAASYIQEVVPGTINGSSQKKTSA; encoded by the coding sequence ATGATGGAAGACTCTTCCCACTTGTACATCTCTGAACTTGGAGACAGGGAGGACACACATGAACAAGATATCAGCTGGGAGCACATATACTCTCACAAGCTACCTATTGAAGCTACAGATCAAGACGCTTTGGTCTGCCAGCACTGTAACAAATGTTTTACCTGCAAACAAGGCTTGGAACAACACAGGCACATTCATCATCCTTGCAAATCTTTAGAGAACATATCCACAACAAGTACGGACAAACGGCACCAAGAGTGCAGGACCCATGATAACCAACTGCAGCCTGCAACGAAGGAAAATGCAGAGCTATTGCATGAGGAAATTACTCAAGAGTTACTAAGTGAATCATTTCAAGAACAGACCCAGACCAAGAAAACTGTTTCAACAGCTGTTTTGGAAGATAACGGAGAACAAGAGGAGCAATACATGCTAGACGTATCTAGTGATATTTCAGAGAATCTTAGCTTTTACATTGATGGTAAGATACTGTCAACAAGTACAGTAAACAACTGTGAGATGGAGATCTGCTCTGGGTCCTCCACTTTAGTTGGACTGGATGCCCTAATTGTGAGCCCGGCCCAGATTAGCCAAGTCTTAAACACAGATTCAGAAATACCTGGTCAACAACAATCCAAGAGAAGAACCGCAACTCCGCCTCTCCTACCGGAGATCAAAACTGAACTGCAGTCTGAGGTGGTCGTGTCATCATCCTCGTCATCACTTCTGTCGTCGTTGATTGAGAATCTGTTCCCTCAGAATACAGAGTCTGCGATCATTCAGGAAGAACACACGGTGTTCCTGTCTCCAAAACTTAAGCAGCTTCTTGAGAAGCAGGAGGGTTTTAAACCTACAATGGCCCTCATCACTGATGGACAGAAGCCTTCATCACACGTCTCACTCTCTGTCCTACCCTGCGGGACAGGAAAGTTTAGGAGAAGAACTGGCTCTCCAACTGGGTCCCCACAGCAAATTCAAGCAGCAAATGAAGAAACAGGAGAGCCACATCCATTAGATTTAGGTGATGGAAGTAAAAGACAGATTGAGGTTCACTGTAACACACCTGTCCAACAAACAGGAACCGAGAATGATGATGCAACTCAATCTGTTACAGTCCCAGAAGGGAGTCCTGTTTTGTCAGAGAACTGGGCCCCTACGACTGGTGGTAATCCCTGTAACCAGCAACCCCTGGATCTCTCTAATACAGTCAAGAGAAACGAAGATGTAGCATTAGCTGATGCTGCGCTAGATTTGAGTTTACAAAGAAAGAGCCCTGGTGAACCTGAACCTATGTTTAAGGATTCAAATTCAAATATGGGGGAAAATGTCTTAATAAAAAGTGAAGATCAAAAAATAAGCCCGCTGAATCCTAAAACTCCTGTGGTTACAGACTTAACTCTTGTAACAGGTTCAGATGTTGTGAGCCCACTTGAGAATGTTGCTGAGGGGCTTGTTTATGGACTTACCTTACCCCCAAATTCTCTGACTTCATCAACTCTTACCCCTCTGGAACCGTCTGCATCGTGCGCCATAGCATTTGCTTCTCCAGTCACTCACACTGTACTCCCTTCTGCTCCCTCATTAATTACAGTTTTGGCACCACCTCCATCTATTTCCAGCTCTTCACACCAACCAATCCAGGTACTCGCCCCAAACCTGTCTCCTGAGCCCTTGGTAATCTGTGgagaaaatgcattaaattcTTCTCAGTGTGGTTTAACTTCTGCGTTTGCCTCTGCTAACTCGGCAAACATTGTCACTCTCTCCCAGCCACTTGACCCAAGTCTGAACCTACCTAGCCACGTGTTTCTCACTGATCAGATTTCACTCAACCCATCAATGGTTGAATCTGTTCCTGTGTCAGAAGTGCCGTTCCCATCCACTGTAACCTTAAATGATTCTTTACTCAACATAGCTGGCAACACTGTCCTAATAGAGTGTACAATAGCTCTTGAATCTTCAGGAGGTGTTGTCACAACTGCAGTGAATTTACAGAAGAATTCTGCCGAGCCTCTAGCACCTAACCAGATGGTAATTAATCACATAGAACAGCAACAGTTTGCATCCTTGCCAGACCCTCAAACTGTGGACCCCGCTGTTCTTGTGTCTTCCATCGCAGAATCTGTAACCCTGACACCTAACACCCCATTGGTGTTTGATTCCCCTCCTGTGGCAGACTCAAGACCTGGTCCAGAACCAGTTGTTGGTCCAGAGCTTCCTATGAAAAAAGTTGAGGAACTATCTGATAAGAATGTTTCTTTGGCTGAAACTTCACCTGAAAGGTCTCCTTCCCCTCCTCCTGACAAAGCTGAAGAAGAGCCCGTAAATGACATTGCAGTTGATGCAGAAGAGCAGACTTTCACCAAGAATTTCATCTGCAATGTGTGTGACAAGCTCTTCCATTCAATGAAAGAACTCAGCCATCATGTATCTGAGCACGCTGATGATTGGCCCTACAAATGTGAGTTCTGCGTGCTGCTCTTTGGCAAGCCATCAGCGCTGCTCGACCATCGATCGAACCTCCATGGTGTTGGAAAGACTTATGTTTGCAGTGCATGTACAAAAGAGTTTGTCTACCTTTGCAATCTGAAGCAGCATCAAAATGAACTGCATCCTGGCCAGCAGTGCTCatacacagaagaagaaaagggTAAACTAAGACCGCAGAACTACAATAACACAATTAAAATCAACACAGATTCTTCAGTCACAAAATCACCAGAGGAATCCATAAAATCAGTGAAAAAGGAAGAATGTGAAGTCGACATGGCTGCCGGCGAGCTCTTCACAACAATTAAGATCATGGCTTCGGATGGAGGTAAAATCAAAGGGCCTGATGTTCGTCTTGGCATAAACCAGCATTATCCGAGCTTCAAGCCGCCTCCTTTCCCTTACCATAACAGATCCCCTGCTGGGTCACTTGCTTCAGCTACAAACTTCACCACCCACAATATCCCACAAACCTTCAGTACAGCTATTCGGTGCACCAAGTGTGGGAAAAGTTTTGACAACATGCCAGAGCTACACAAGCACATCTTAGCTTGTGCAAATGCTAGTGACAAGAAGCGATACACACCTAGAAAAAATCCTGTCCCCTTACGCCATTTTGCAAAAACTCAGAATGGAGTTCTGTCTATGACAAATTCTGCTAACGGACTAAATACTTCAGTGAGAGTCAGTCAAGCAAACCGGTCCAAACCAAGTCAAGATCCACCAGTCAGGATCAAAATacttaaaaggaaaaagaagtTTGTCCAGAGGATAATGCCACATAGAAACAAGTCGATTTCTTCAGCAAATAAACTGTCACCTGCACAGGTAGATATCTTTGTCTGcccacactgcagcagggagtTCACAATGCGCCGCAGCAGAACCAAACACATGGCTGTCTGCCCCAAAAAACCTCAAGAGATGaagaaaaggaaagagggagggATTTCTCTCACAAAAGAAAACAACGAACACTCGCATCGAGGAGTTTCCCATTTAAAAGAGAAACTGCAAGCCCTGCCTCGGCATAACACAAGACTTCAGACATCTGGCTCTACAAAGAGGCCCGCCATTCTCCCAGTGCAAACCGTCTTCTCAAACAAGCGAAGTAAAATCATTATTAAAGAGAGCCTACAGCCGAAGCCAGAGGCGCCCACACTGGCAGAAGTTCCCATTCGCACTTTCAACCCCTCTATGCGGCAGTACAGCAGAGTACAGCACAGCATCAAAGGAATTCCCATTAAAATCACTATTGTGAAGCCTCCACAGAGTGTCCCTCAGAAAGATGAATCTGCTGCCTCCTACATACAAGAAGTAGTACCTGGAACCATTAATGGCTCCTCTCAGAAGAAAACCTCAGCTTGA